A window from Chrysemys picta bellii isolate R12L10 chromosome 20, ASM1138683v2, whole genome shotgun sequence encodes these proteins:
- the LOC101949472 gene encoding serum amyloid P-component-like produces MEKLQLWLLVLTGLSGAVAQSDLYGQVFVFPKESADAHIILNMKNSGPLQTFTVCLRYFTDLTRPYSLFSYATRARHNEILLFKEKPGELSLSVGGEAVIFKVPENKGTSTGWEHICASWESATGIAELWMNGSPLPRKGLKKGYSVSNQGVLVLGQEQDTPGGRFDAKQSFVGEIADVYMWDRATPIAAMQAANDDSQLPPSIVGWGSLQYQIKGYVVLKPMLA; encoded by the coding sequence ATCTCTATGGGCAGGTGTTTGTTTTTCCAAAGGAGTCTGCTGATGCCCACATTATCCTGAACATGAAAAATAGTGGTCCTCTGCAGACCTTCACCGTGTGTCTGAGATACTTCACAGACCTGACCCGGCCCTACAGCCTGTTCTCCTACGCGACCAGGGCCAGACACAACGAGATCCTCCTCTTCAAAGAGAAGCCTGGGGAGCTCAGCCTGAGTGTTGGCGGGGAAGCAGTGATCTTCAAAGTCCCAGAAAACAAAGGCACAAGCACTGGCTGGGAACACATCTGTGCCAGCTGGGAGTCTGCCACCGGCATAGCCGAGCTCTGGATGAACGGGAGTCCCTTACCCAGGAAGGGGCTGAAGAAAGGCTACTCTGTCAGCAACcagggtgtgctcgtcctggggcaggagcaggacacCCCGGGGGGTAGATTTGATGCCAAGCAGTCATTTGTAGGGGAAATTGCTGATGTGTACATGTGGGACCGTGCCACCCCAATTGCTGCAATGCAGGCTGCCAATGATGATTCGCAGCTGCCCCCCTCCATTGTGGGCTGGGGCAGTTTGCAGTATCAAATAAAGGGTTACGTGGTACTGAAACCCATGCTGGCATAA
- the LOC101950845 gene encoding serum amyloid P-component-like, which produces MEKLQFWLLVLTGFSGAVAQTDLHGKVFVFPKASATAHVLLKPRLEQPLRNVSVCLRFGGDLTRPYSLFSYATKAMDNDFLLFKPKPGELRLYVGGELVTFKVPERTDTSTGWVHVCASWESATGIAELWVNGSPLPRKGLKKGYSVSNQGVLVLGQEQDTPGGGFDINQSFVGEITDVYMWDTLLSPDEVSLAMSNGVLPHLVLDWRTLSYETKDYVVIKPSLLPMY; this is translated from the exons ATGGAGAAGCTGCAGTTTTGGCTCCTCGTCCTCACTGGCTTCTCAGGAGCCGTCGCCCAGACAG ATCTACACGGCAAAGTGTTCGTGTTCCCTAAGGCGTCTGCAACTGCCCACGTCCTCCTGAAGCCGAGGCTGGAGCAGCCGCTGCGGAACGTCAGTGTGTGTCTGAGATTCGGGGGCGACCTGACCCGGCCCTACAGCCTCTTCTCCTACGCCACCAAGGCCATGGACAACGACTTCCTCCTCTTCAAACCCAAGCCCGGGGAGCTCAGACTGTACGTCGGAGGGGAACTCGTCACCTTCAAAGTCCCAGAAAGAACAGACACAAGCACTGGGTGGGTGCATGTCTGTGCCAGCTGGGAGTCCGCCACCGGCATAGCCGAGCTCTGGGTGAACGGGAGCCCCTTACCCAGGAAGGGGCTGAAGAAAGGCTACTCTGTCAGCAACcagggtgtgcttgtcctggggcaggagcaggacacCCCGGGGGGTGGGTTCGACATTAATCAGTCGTTTGTTGGAGAAATCACAGATGTGTACATGTGGGACACTCTGCTCTCCCCGGATGAAGTTAGCCTTGCCATGAGCAATGGGGTCCTGCCTCACCTCGTCCTTGACTGGAGAACCCTGAGCTACGAGACCAAGGATTATGTTGTCATTAAACCCAGCCTGCTCCCAATGTACTGA
- the LOC135976813 gene encoding myb/SANT-like DNA-binding domain-containing protein 2, producing MQSSLAQVTVMESSQDRKRAPAWTEREVRYLLAIWGDEAVIAELRSSKRNGKVLEKVSKAMKDRGHNRDTQQCRVKIKELRQAYHKAREANGRSGAEPQTCHFYAELHAILGGAATTTPTVCYDSVNGETHREDGSGNEEDEDGGTVGSSQQQGSGETGFPNSQDMFVTLDLEPVTPELTQDPQGTQETSAANVSPSQRLVNIRKRKRRMRDDMFTELQMSSHADRAQQNAWRQSMSDMRKAQYEREER from the exons atgcagagctcattagcacaggtaaccgtgatggagtcctcccaggatcgcaaaagagctccagcatggaccgaacgggaggtacggtatctgctcgccatatggggagatgaagcagtgatagctgaactccgtagcagtaaaagaaatggaaaagtactagaaaaggtctccaaggccatgaaggaccgaggccataacagggacacacagcagtgccgcgtgaaaattaaggagctacggcaagcctaccacaaagccagagaagcaaacggaaggtccggggcagagccgcaaacttgccacttctacgcggagctgcatgccattctagggggtgcagccaccactaccccaaccgtgtgctatgactccgtcaatggagaaacacacagggaagacggttcggggaacgaggaagatgaggatggaggtactgtaggtagctcacagcagcaaggaagcggagaaaccggtttccccaacagccaggatatgtttgtgaccctggacctggaaccagtaacccccgaactcacccaagaccctcagggcacacaggagacctctg ctgcaaatgtttctccttcgcagaggctcgtgaacattagaaagagaaaacggaggatgcgagacgatatgttcacggagctgcagatgtcctcccacgctgatagagcacagcagaatgcgtggaggcagtcaatgtcggacatgagaaaagcacaatatgaacgagaggagaggtga